A single region of the Candidatus Bathyarchaeota archaeon genome encodes:
- a CDS encoding DNA-directed RNA polymerase, with product MSYGRREMHKAVCAECKQECEVPFKPDGSRPVYCRECYAKRRPPRRNGY from the coding sequence ATGTCATATGGAAGAAGAGAAATGCATAAGGCAGTTTGTGCTGAGTGTAAACAGGAATGTGAAGTTCCGTTCAAACCTGATGGAAGCAGACCCGTATACTGCCGAGAATGCTATGCAAAGAGAAGACCCCCAAGAAGAAATGGATATTAA
- a CDS encoding peptidylprolyl isomerase codes for MCPARKKTAIKKSDFIIINYVGRVKETGEVFDTTFEDVAKKEKLYKEGEIYEPKLVVIGEGWVLKALDESLLNSKVKKASSVEIPPEKAFGLRDPEKVKMVALRRLISRGITPKMGMRLEVDGKLATIRTMGSGRVQLDYNPPLAGKTLVYDVTVEKKLETKAEKIAALIHRRIPSVDMKMFRLKIGKTGVVINVPEEAFYVEGLQLAKRGIATDTQRFFPETTTVKFVEAFKKKEASAKKT; via the coding sequence ATGTGTCCTGCAAGGAAGAAAACGGCTATTAAAAAGAGCGACTTCATCATCATCAACTATGTAGGTAGAGTTAAAGAAACAGGAGAAGTCTTTGACACCACCTTCGAGGACGTAGCAAAAAAGGAAAAACTGTACAAAGAGGGCGAAATCTATGAACCGAAACTGGTCGTTATCGGAGAAGGATGGGTGTTAAAAGCCTTAGATGAGAGTCTACTAAATTCTAAGGTGAAGAAAGCTTCTTCTGTCGAGATCCCTCCAGAAAAGGCATTCGGACTCCGGGATCCAGAAAAGGTCAAAATGGTCGCCCTTCGGAGACTAATCTCCCGCGGAATCACGCCTAAGATGGGAATGCGTCTCGAAGTTGACGGAAAACTCGCCACCATAAGAACTATGGGATCTGGAAGAGTTCAACTGGACTATAACCCTCCCTTAGCTGGCAAAACCTTGGTTTACGACGTTACGGTTGAGAAAAAGCTTGAGACAAAAGCAGAAAAAATTGCTGCCCTTATCCATCGAAGGATACCTTCAGTAGACATGAAAATGTTTCGTTTGAAGATAGGAAAAACGGGTGTGGTGATAAACGTGCCTGAGGAAGCGTTCTATGTGGAAGGACTACAGCTTGCGAAAAGAGGCATTGCTACCGACACACAAAGGTTTTTCCCGGAGACAACAACAGTAAAGTTCGTCGAAGCGTTCAAGAAGAAGGAAGCCAGTGCAAAAAAGACTTGA
- a CDS encoding NAD(P)-dependent glycerol-1-phosphate dehydrogenase, which translates to MKLHRMQLPREVIVGNETLELVWDICKKLGFSESALAVTGPRTRSIAGQKIIDLLDDVGMNVDQIIVNSSTMKDVEFVEERIRELEPQVVLGVGGGTKIDVAKLSSARQNIPFISIPTAASHDGIASPLASVKGLNKPYSEMAQSPMAIIADTSIITQAPHRFTASGCGDAISKFTAVRDWKLANSVKNEYYGEYAASLALMSAKLVAKNAGIMERRIEEGVRVLLEALISCGVAMSIAGSSRPCSGSEHLFSHALDLIASEPGLHGEQCGVGTIMMAYLYEMNWKRVKETLRKVGAPTTAAELGIEPKYIVQALVRARAIRPERYTILEEKRLDYDSAEKIAKATGVID; encoded by the coding sequence ATGAAGCTACATCGCATGCAACTTCCGAGAGAAGTCATTGTGGGAAACGAAACCTTAGAACTTGTATGGGATATCTGCAAAAAACTTGGCTTTTCGGAATCTGCGCTTGCGGTGACAGGTCCTCGCACACGTTCCATCGCAGGTCAAAAAATCATTGATCTACTCGATGACGTGGGAATGAATGTTGATCAAATAATCGTAAACTCTTCCACCATGAAAGATGTCGAGTTCGTTGAAGAAAGGATACGTGAATTAGAACCACAAGTGGTTCTTGGAGTCGGTGGTGGCACCAAAATCGACGTTGCAAAACTTAGCTCTGCACGTCAAAACATTCCATTCATAAGCATACCAACCGCTGCCTCTCACGATGGAATTGCGAGCCCCCTCGCTTCAGTTAAAGGGTTGAACAAACCTTACTCTGAAATGGCACAGTCCCCCATGGCTATCATTGCGGATACCAGTATCATCACCCAAGCGCCGCATCGTTTCACAGCAAGCGGATGTGGAGATGCAATATCTAAATTCACAGCGGTTCGCGACTGGAAATTGGCCAACAGCGTAAAAAACGAGTATTATGGTGAATATGCTGCAAGTTTAGCGTTGATGAGCGCAAAGCTTGTTGCGAAAAATGCAGGTATAATGGAACGTAGAATTGAAGAGGGGGTTCGGGTTCTCTTGGAAGCGTTGATAAGTTGTGGCGTCGCCATGAGCATCGCGGGAAGCAGTAGACCTTGCAGTGGCTCCGAACATTTATTCAGCCACGCTCTTGATCTTATTGCGTCAGAACCAGGCTTGCATGGGGAACAGTGTGGTGTAGGGACAATAATGATGGCGTACCTTTATGAAATGAATTGGAAACGCGTCAAGGAGACGTTGCGAAAAGTGGGTGCTCCAACCACTGCTGCGGAGCTTGGAATAGAACCGAAGTATATTGTACAGGCTTTAGTGCGAGCTCGTGCAATTCGTCCTGAGCGATATACGATTTTGGAAGAAAAAAGATTGGATTATGATTCTGCGGAGAAAATTGCAAAAGCCACGGGTGTGATAGATTAA
- a CDS encoding PadR family transcriptional regulator, producing the protein MRWGEASSLADVEKDLIKATVRGFSRAIILWLVSQEPMSGYRIVKEMERLTGQSFHPGIVYPLLYELEEKGFTVSKWMQKGRRRINYYSITEEGTKLLERLRELFEMPVQQVLKDFLGETAAE; encoded by the coding sequence ATGAGGTGGGGAGAGGCTTCATCATTGGCTGACGTGGAGAAAGACTTGATTAAAGCCACCGTCAGAGGTTTTAGTAGAGCCATTATTCTTTGGCTAGTTAGCCAAGAGCCTATGTCAGGGTACAGAATTGTGAAGGAGATGGAGAGATTAACTGGTCAAAGTTTCCATCCGGGCATAGTGTATCCCCTACTCTACGAACTGGAAGAAAAAGGGTTCACCGTCAGCAAGTGGATGCAAAAGGGTAGAAGACGCATCAATTACTACTCGATAACAGAAGAAGGAACGAAATTGCTGGAACGACTGCGGGAACTTTTCGAAATGCCAGTGCAACAAGTGCTAAAAGACTTTCTTGGGGAAACTGCAGCTGAATAG
- a CDS encoding PadR family transcriptional regulator, whose amino-acid sequence MVKNFVYAFIRGLNKPIILWLLYVKPRSGYELMKEFTKLTGQKLKPGIVYPFLHHLEKGGFTVSKWIEKGKRKIKYYSLTKKGENLLDRIRNFFSMPIKELITDMLAEKGKIN is encoded by the coding sequence ATGGTCAAAAACTTCGTTTATGCTTTCATACGGGGGCTTAATAAGCCAATAATATTATGGCTTTTGTATGTTAAGCCCAGATCTGGATACGAGCTCATGAAGGAGTTCACTAAACTAACCGGGCAAAAGTTGAAGCCTGGAATAGTATATCCTTTTCTTCACCATTTAGAAAAAGGCGGTTTCACCGTAAGCAAATGGATCGAAAAAGGTAAACGTAAAATAAAATATTACTCACTAACCAAAAAAGGCGAGAATCTTCTGGATAGAATTCGTAATTTTTTCAGTATGCCAATCAAAGAGCTCATTACAGATATGTTAGCTGAAAAAGGCAAGATCAACTAG
- a CDS encoding large conductance mechanosensitive channel protein MscL: MLEELKKIREAVEPKPAPPTPTPKGVWAEFLDFLSKYKVMGLAVAFIMGIYLGELVKALVDDLIMPVIQLVPGMGKWDEILVGPFLVGHFVGASITFLIVAFVIFIIVKVTKRWEID; this comes from the coding sequence ATGTTGGAAGAACTTAAGAAGATTAGGGAAGCTGTTGAACCTAAACCTGCTCCACCTACCCCAACACCCAAAGGGGTGTGGGCCGAGTTCTTAGATTTCCTCTCAAAATATAAGGTCATGGGATTAGCAGTAGCTTTCATTATGGGCATTTATCTCGGTGAATTGGTTAAAGCACTTGTTGACGACTTAATCATGCCGGTAATACAGTTAGTTCCAGGTATGGGCAAGTGGGATGAGATATTAGTTGGTCCGTTTCTAGTTGGACACTTCGTTGGTGCGTCGATAACCTTTCTCATTGTAGCCTTCGTAATCTTTATAATAGTCAAAGTTACCAAGCGATGGGAAATCGATTAG
- the uppS gene encoding di-trans,poly-cis-decaprenylcistransferase, with protein MGTNRQGKGIHLGIIPDGSRRWAKMKRIKNYDGRQSGEIMDKIVRHVFDKHPEVSDLSIWALSTENMERAEEDKELIYRLLKRKMKDLLCSPETHEQNIKVNIVGSRLGEMPPDIRELAQAIVLETKDHKGGTLNICIGYGGREEILNAVMEASKWLRKKTLIEKLHQNVFERFLLIPKPLDIMIRTGGEKRLSGFMLYQIEYAELFFTDTLWPDFTTGELDKIMKEFSERNRRFGR; from the coding sequence ATGGGAACAAACAGGCAAGGAAAGGGTATCCATCTCGGAATAATACCTGACGGCAGCAGGCGTTGGGCCAAGATGAAGAGAATCAAGAATTACGATGGTAGACAGTCAGGAGAGATAATGGACAAGATAGTGAGGCATGTATTTGATAAACATCCCGAGGTGAGCGACCTCTCAATATGGGCGCTCTCAACCGAGAATATGGAAAGAGCTGAAGAAGACAAAGAGCTTATTTACAGGCTGCTGAAAAGGAAGATGAAAGACCTGCTGTGCTCCCCCGAAACCCACGAACAGAACATAAAGGTTAACATAGTCGGGTCGAGATTGGGAGAAATGCCGCCGGACATAAGGGAGCTGGCGCAAGCTATCGTCTTGGAGACAAAGGATCATAAAGGCGGGACACTCAACATATGTATAGGATATGGCGGAAGGGAAGAAATACTCAACGCTGTCATGGAGGCGTCCAAATGGCTCAGAAAGAAAACCTTGATAGAAAAACTACACCAGAACGTCTTCGAGCGATTTCTGCTTATACCCAAACCGCTGGATATAATGATTAGGACAGGTGGAGAGAAGAGGCTTTCCGGATTCATGCTTTACCAGATTGAGTACGCCGAGCTGTTTTTCACGGACACCCTGTGGCCCGACTTCACCACAGGCGAGCTTGACAAGATAATGAAAGAGTTCTCAGAAAGAAACAGGCGGTTTGGCAGATAG
- a CDS encoding C_GCAxxG_C_C family protein encodes MVIGLERGIANEADRAVMLFSSGFNCAEAVLAVLCERMGKLGRSCGRAVPSVATGFGGGIGRSGGTCGALSGAVKAVGLMVWHRRADDLERKYRAYDLVSRMIGEFERGFGSSSCRDLIGTDLRVEEERLRFRSQKVQDKVCSKFVEWCVNHGVRLMDQLKES; translated from the coding sequence ATGGTGATAGGTTTGGAGAGGGGTATTGCCAATGAAGCTGACAGGGCTGTCATGTTGTTTAGTTCGGGTTTTAACTGTGCTGAGGCTGTTTTGGCTGTCTTGTGTGAGAGGATGGGGAAGCTGGGTAGGTCTTGTGGTAGGGCTGTTCCTTCTGTTGCGACTGGTTTTGGTGGCGGAATTGGTAGATCAGGTGGGACTTGTGGGGCTTTGAGTGGGGCTGTGAAGGCTGTTGGATTGATGGTTTGGCATCGTAGGGCTGATGATTTGGAGCGGAAGTATAGGGCCTATGATTTGGTTTCGAGGATGATTGGGGAATTTGAGAGGGGGTTTGGTTCGAGTTCTTGTAGGGATTTGATTGGGACTGATCTGAGGGTTGAGGAGGAGCGTCTTAGATTTCGTTCTCAAAAGGTGCAGGATAAGGTTTGTTCCAAGTTTGTCGAGTGGTGTGTGAACCATGGCGTAAGGTTGATGGATCAGCTTAAAGAGAGCTGA
- the psmB gene encoding archaeal proteasome endopeptidase complex subunit beta encodes MQTRYEYISLTSPEKISWEQLIIREEQKTYQNPDRPTLKGTTTIGVICKDGVILASDTRVTMGYFVAHKKGKKVYRIDNHLAMTISGSVADAQRTVDILKANAQLYKLNTRRPIPINSAARLIANLLFSARLAPLIAQVLIGGIDDTGPHIFSLDPFGSLTEEKCVATGSGSPIAYGVLEDKYKENMTIKDLLSVVVRAVDSAMKRDAASGDSFDVAIIDEKGFHELNDEEKGNILGGS; translated from the coding sequence ATGCAAACACGCTATGAATACATTTCTCTCACTTCTCCCGAGAAAATCTCTTGGGAACAATTAATTATCCGGGAGGAACAAAAAACGTATCAAAATCCAGATCGTCCAACACTAAAAGGAACAACAACAATAGGAGTAATCTGCAAAGACGGAGTCATCCTAGCATCAGACACCCGCGTAACAATGGGATACTTCGTAGCCCACAAAAAAGGAAAAAAAGTATACAGAATCGACAACCACCTAGCAATGACCATCTCAGGAAGCGTCGCCGACGCACAACGAACAGTAGACATCCTCAAAGCAAACGCACAACTATACAAACTAAACACCAGACGCCCAATACCAATAAACTCAGCAGCCAGACTCATCGCAAACCTTCTGTTCTCAGCCCGCCTAGCCCCACTGATAGCCCAAGTCCTCATCGGAGGCATCGACGACACAGGACCACACATATTCTCGTTAGACCCCTTCGGCAGCCTCACCGAAGAAAAATGCGTCGCCACCGGTTCAGGCTCGCCCATAGCCTACGGAGTACTGGAAGACAAATACAAAGAAAATATGACAATCAAGGATCTCCTATCTGTAGTCGTGCGTGCCGTTGACTCAGCTATGAAAAGAGACGCTGCAAGCGGAGACAGCTTCGACGTAGCAATCATAGACGAGAAAGGATTTCACGAATTAAACGATGAAGAAAAAGGAAACATTCTAGGAGGCTCGTGA
- a CDS encoding beta-CASP ribonuclease aCPSF1: MPALDKTKVEISKSILERVPKEAEITRIEFEGPALAVYTKKPEVLIEQSYIIADIVNLIRKRIVVRSDPSVRLPEKDTERIIQEVVPSEAQISEMSFDPSLGEVIIEAEKPGLVIGKNGVTLQEIIKQSRWRPRVLRSPPIPSKIMAHMRHYLHTESKERERILRTVGERIFRPTVYGVGDIRISALGGFQQVGRSSSLVQTRESQVLLDCGINPGSSNSLLTFPRLDAPQFDLDTLDAVVISHSHLDHCGFLPFLFKYGYDGPVYCSAPTSNLMTLLQLDYLDVASKQGVMPPYDQRDVRQTVLHTIPLRYGAVTDIAPDVRLTLHNAGHILGSSIVHLHIGEGLHNIVYTGDYKYGKTMLLEPAVAEFPRVETILTESTYGAPQDVMPSRVEVEEKLTAVINSTLDRGGKVLIPVPAVGRAQEIMLVIDGYMRRGLMREAPVFIEGMISEATAIHTAYPEYLAREVRNSILHEGVNPFQSDYFTLVEHPSAREEIVDGKQCIIIATSGMLEGGPVIDYFKRLASDKRNTIIFVSYQIEGTRGRRVQKGLAETPIINNEGRIEIIKSNMKAETINGFSGHSDRRQIINYIRRVTPKLERIIVCHGERTKCLGLANFFRRRYNIETLVPEVLETVKLR, translated from the coding sequence GTGCCAGCACTCGACAAAACAAAAGTAGAAATCAGCAAATCCATACTAGAACGCGTTCCTAAAGAAGCAGAAATCACACGAATAGAATTTGAAGGCCCAGCTCTAGCGGTTTACACAAAAAAGCCCGAAGTTCTCATCGAACAAAGTTACATAATCGCAGACATTGTCAACCTGATCAGAAAACGAATCGTTGTACGTTCCGACCCATCGGTTAGACTGCCAGAGAAAGACACAGAAAGAATCATACAAGAAGTAGTTCCTTCGGAAGCACAAATTTCAGAAATGAGTTTTGATCCCAGCCTCGGCGAGGTTATTATCGAAGCCGAAAAGCCCGGCTTGGTCATTGGAAAAAACGGGGTTACCCTACAAGAGATCATAAAACAGTCACGATGGAGACCCCGCGTTCTAAGGAGTCCTCCAATACCATCCAAAATCATGGCCCACATGCGACATTATCTCCACACCGAAAGCAAGGAACGAGAAAGAATACTCCGTACAGTGGGCGAAAGGATTTTCAGACCAACAGTTTACGGAGTCGGAGACATCCGAATCTCTGCATTAGGTGGCTTTCAACAGGTGGGAAGATCTTCCAGCCTTGTACAAACAAGAGAAAGCCAAGTCCTACTGGATTGTGGCATAAACCCAGGCTCCTCAAATTCGCTCTTAACCTTCCCAAGACTCGACGCACCTCAGTTTGATTTAGACACGTTAGATGCTGTTGTAATAAGTCACTCACATCTAGATCACTGCGGCTTCCTTCCATTTCTTTTTAAATATGGATATGATGGTCCGGTTTATTGTTCAGCGCCCACATCAAATCTAATGACTTTGCTCCAATTAGACTATCTTGACGTAGCGAGTAAACAAGGGGTGATGCCGCCATACGATCAAAGAGATGTACGGCAAACCGTGTTACACACCATCCCACTGCGATACGGCGCCGTAACTGACATAGCTCCAGATGTTCGTTTAACCCTTCACAACGCTGGACACATTTTGGGTTCATCGATCGTTCATTTGCATATTGGAGAAGGTTTGCATAACATCGTCTATACTGGCGATTACAAATACGGGAAAACGATGCTTCTTGAACCTGCGGTCGCAGAGTTTCCCAGAGTAGAGACGATATTAACTGAAAGCACGTATGGAGCTCCACAAGATGTAATGCCATCTAGAGTCGAAGTTGAAGAAAAACTTACGGCGGTCATAAATAGCACTTTAGACAGGGGAGGCAAAGTTTTAATCCCAGTTCCAGCAGTCGGCAGAGCTCAGGAGATTATGCTGGTCATTGATGGGTATATGCGGCGAGGACTGATGAGGGAAGCGCCCGTGTTTATTGAGGGTATGATTTCTGAGGCAACTGCTATCCACACGGCTTATCCAGAGTATTTGGCAAGGGAAGTGCGAAACAGCATTCTGCATGAGGGCGTTAACCCGTTTCAATCGGATTATTTCACCCTTGTGGAGCATCCCAGTGCCCGAGAAGAAATTGTGGACGGAAAGCAATGCATTATCATAGCAACTTCAGGTATGCTTGAGGGTGGACCAGTGATAGATTACTTTAAGCGTTTGGCATCAGATAAACGTAATACAATAATTTTTGTGAGTTATCAAATTGAGGGAACACGAGGGCGTAGGGTGCAAAAGGGTCTGGCAGAAACGCCTATAATAAATAATGAAGGAAGAATTGAAATCATAAAATCAAATATGAAGGCTGAAACTATTAATGGGTTTTCTGGGCATTCCGATAGGAGGCAGATCATTAATTACATTCGCCGAGTCACGCCGAAACTTGAGAGAATAATTGTGTGCCATGGCGAGAGAACAAAATGTTTGGGCCTGGCAAACTTTTTCCGGAGAAGGTATAATATTGAAACGTTAGTGCCAGAGGTCTTAGAAACTGTCAAGCTGCGGTAG
- a CDS encoding DUF552 domain-containing protein encodes MKRTEKLTEQTPSTGLPAKVYLRALPLRNLDDVDTVKREVKSGNILILRVSPLAKKSIEDIKRAVNELCKFTESVGGDIARLGEERVVITPPFVRIWREKTAVSEEETPTAA; translated from the coding sequence ATCAAGAGAACCGAAAAACTAACCGAACAAACTCCTTCCACAGGTCTTCCCGCCAAAGTTTACCTAAGAGCCCTACCTCTACGCAACCTTGACGACGTAGACACAGTCAAACGCGAAGTCAAATCAGGAAACATCCTCATCCTAAGAGTTAGCCCACTCGCAAAAAAGAGCATCGAAGACATCAAACGCGCAGTAAACGAGCTATGCAAATTCACTGAATCAGTAGGAGGAGACATAGCCCGACTAGGCGAAGAACGCGTCGTCATCACTCCCCCCTTCGTTCGAATATGGCGAGAAAAAACTGCTGTCTCCGAAGAGGAAACGCCTACCGCAGCTTGA
- a CDS encoding S9 family peptidase translates to MDLFEKIKLIIETQGYIPFDIGNVKKLFTGLFLTPNNAFILHLTSLENPNDHSPILPENAYTIDAEFSPDDSWIAIPVDYTGKEESALYRLSTANPERPIPIERLSKIAGRHLGFDWSPDGKKIAWGFSKQKKNHVAIQPNEAETHEHSLWEGDEMVQVFHWKHPNFLKFTRVNGKTNEFDEIIMNPNSGEIIRTIPVVSSFTFDGSWHPQKPTIPFLNKEDGKLTMLNVDSGEKITLPQPEGEIEKVVWSTDGETLYLSATKDARDKIYSINLDSLELNSLPLPQGINKIGKLRKMGNEEILFFVHADATTRMNLWKFDLESRSVEQLTRKRSPKIGTDEFPLVNSISEHWNSKDGLGIHGFVMVPQSPPPVEGYPAIVFVHGGPMGQDVDSFVGTYQILVQEGFVVFRPNFRGSTGYGAAFQRANYREIGKADLVDIVTGVGMLIEKYKVNPKKVAITGGSYGGYMTLRALTKPEVFEFAAGWATAAISDFEYLCDSSDALFRDFIAYLFGPIEESRSFLKEASPITDWEKVRKPLGIAQFANDTRTPLKPVWDFANKLVERGNHVEFHVEPAMGHANIPKGYLVRSVARQIQFFQKVMK, encoded by the coding sequence ATGGATCTCTTTGAGAAGATCAAACTAATAATCGAAACACAGGGTTACATCCCGTTTGATATTGGGAATGTAAAGAAATTGTTTACTGGGCTTTTTCTAACACCAAATAATGCTTTTATCTTACATCTGACATCTTTGGAAAATCCAAATGATCATAGTCCTATTCTTCCAGAAAATGCCTATACTATTGACGCCGAATTTTCTCCGGATGACTCTTGGATTGCGATTCCTGTTGATTACACTGGAAAAGAAGAAAGTGCACTATATCGGTTATCTACGGCAAATCCTGAACGCCCAATACCTATAGAACGCCTTAGCAAAATTGCAGGAAGGCATTTAGGTTTTGACTGGAGTCCAGATGGGAAAAAAATCGCTTGGGGATTTTCCAAACAGAAGAAAAATCACGTAGCAATTCAACCAAACGAAGCTGAAACCCATGAACATTCTTTATGGGAAGGAGATGAGATGGTTCAAGTTTTCCACTGGAAACATCCCAATTTTTTGAAATTCACTCGAGTAAATGGTAAAACCAATGAATTTGATGAAATAATAATGAACCCCAACTCAGGCGAGATCATTCGAACTATTCCAGTCGTCAGTTCTTTTACTTTTGATGGTTCATGGCATCCCCAGAAACCGACTATTCCGTTTCTCAATAAAGAAGATGGCAAATTAACGATGTTGAATGTGGATTCTGGTGAAAAAATAACCTTACCACAGCCAGAAGGAGAAATAGAAAAAGTTGTTTGGAGTACTGATGGTGAGACTCTTTATTTGTCGGCAACAAAAGATGCAAGAGACAAAATTTATTCAATTAATCTAGATTCACTAGAACTGAATTCTCTTCCATTGCCACAGGGGATTAACAAAATAGGCAAATTACGAAAAATGGGCAACGAAGAAATTCTGTTTTTTGTTCATGCGGATGCGACTACACGTATGAATTTGTGGAAGTTCGACTTGGAGTCACGTAGTGTTGAACAGTTAACAAGAAAACGTTCTCCCAAAATTGGAACAGACGAGTTTCCTTTGGTTAATTCAATTAGTGAACACTGGAACTCGAAAGATGGACTTGGAATCCACGGTTTTGTTATGGTCCCTCAGTCTCCACCGCCTGTAGAAGGATATCCTGCCATTGTTTTTGTTCATGGTGGGCCTATGGGGCAAGATGTAGACTCTTTTGTGGGAACGTATCAAATTTTAGTACAGGAAGGCTTTGTTGTCTTTCGTCCTAATTTTCGTGGCTCAACAGGATATGGTGCGGCTTTTCAAAGAGCCAACTATAGAGAGATAGGGAAAGCAGATTTGGTGGATATAGTTACTGGGGTCGGGATGCTAATCGAAAAATACAAAGTGAATCCTAAGAAGGTGGCTATAACTGGAGGATCATATGGCGGGTATATGACTTTGCGAGCTCTAACTAAACCTGAAGTATTTGAGTTTGCCGCAGGTTGGGCAACTGCAGCTATTTCAGATTTTGAATACCTGTGCGATAGTAGTGATGCCTTATTCCGTGATTTCATTGCTTATCTTTTTGGTCCAATAGAAGAAAGTCGCTCATTCCTAAAAGAAGCCTCCCCTATAACGGACTGGGAAAAAGTTAGAAAGCCTTTAGGAATAGCCCAGTTTGCTAATGACACCAGAACTCCACTGAAACCAGTATGGGATTTCGCAAACAAGCTTGTTGAAAGAGGCAACCATGTTGAATTTCATGTTGAACCAGCGATGGGACATGCTAACATACCTAAGGGATATTTAGTTCGTTCAGTTGCTCGGCAGATTCAATTCTTTCAAAAAGTAATGAAATGA
- a CDS encoding peptidylprolyl isomerase: protein MPNKVHCAHILVKTEKEANEVLERLKKGEKFANIAKGVSLCPSGKRGGDLGTFGRGKMVKEFENAAFALQKGQISPTVKTKFGYHVIKRLE from the coding sequence ATGCCAAACAAAGTTCATTGCGCCCACATCCTTGTAAAGACCGAGAAAGAGGCAAACGAGGTTTTGGAACGGTTGAAGAAAGGAGAAAAGTTTGCAAACATCGCCAAAGGAGTTTCGCTCTGTCCCTCAGGAAAACGTGGCGGAGACCTCGGAACCTTCGGCAGAGGAAAAATGGTGAAGGAATTCGAGAACGCCGCTTTCGCCCTTCAGAAAGGACAAATTTCGCCCACTGTAAAAACGAAGTTTGGATACCACGTGATAAAGAGGCTTGAATAG
- a CDS encoding DEAD/DEAH box helicase produces the protein MRNFCDRRSEIYMQIECFKDLPLSSEVMRGIEELGFSNLFPIQAQAIIPLLEGKDVIGQAKTGTGKTAAFGIPMIERLDPRINRVQGLVLEPTRELAIQVAEHISRLNKYASFKVLPIYGGESIRKQIYALERGVHIVVGTPGRMIDHLKRGTLSLASVKIVVLDEADRMLDMGFIDDIEYILSKVPADRQTSLFSATIDKSVMNICNRYMRNPEKILVSKDEIALTQIDQYYMVVNPKSKFRILCDILDENHIERAIIFCRTRIGTSTLADKLRERGYDAKPLHAGFTQSQRDFVLNSFRNRKLKLLVATDVAARGLDIQEITHIINYDIPLDALVYFHRIGRTARVGRKGTAITLVGYGEISEFDRIKSLTKTTIEQLE, from the coding sequence ATGCGGAATTTTTGTGACAGGAGAAGTGAAATATATATGCAAATAGAATGCTTCAAAGATTTGCCTTTGAGTTCAGAAGTTATGAGAGGCATTGAAGAGCTTGGATTCAGTAATCTTTTTCCAATTCAAGCTCAAGCAATAATCCCATTACTTGAAGGAAAAGATGTCATTGGACAGGCAAAGACTGGAACAGGAAAAACTGCGGCTTTCGGAATTCCGATGATTGAACGCTTAGACCCAAGAATTAACCGTGTTCAAGGCTTGGTCTTGGAGCCAACACGCGAACTTGCCATACAGGTTGCAGAACACATAAGTCGACTCAACAAATACGCGTCATTCAAGGTTTTGCCAATTTACGGCGGAGAATCTATCCGAAAACAGATATACGCATTGGAAAGAGGCGTGCACATTGTTGTGGGCACGCCGGGTCGCATGATAGATCATCTGAAACGAGGAACCCTAAGTCTGGCGTCAGTGAAAATTGTGGTTCTTGATGAGGCTGATAGAATGCTTGATATGGGGTTCATAGACGATATAGAATACATACTTTCAAAAGTGCCAGCGGACAGGCAGACAAGCCTCTTCTCGGCAACAATAGACAAGTCTGTAATGAATATATGCAACAGATACATGAGGAACCCTGAAAAAATCCTTGTAAGCAAAGACGAAATAGCCCTTACACAGATAGATCAGTATTACATGGTTGTAAACCCTAAGAGCAAATTTAGAATCCTGTGTGACATATTAGACGAAAATCATATAGAACGGGCCATAATATTCTGTAGAACACGCATAGGCACAAGTACACTAGCAGATAAATTGAGGGAAAGAGGCTACGACGCAAAACCTTTACATGCTGGTTTCACACAATCGCAAAGAGACTTCGTTCTTAACTCTTTTAGAAACAGAAAACTGAAACTGCTTGTTGCAACGGATGTTGCTGCGAGAGGTTTAGACATTCAGGAAATAACCCACATAATAAACTATGACATCCCGTTAGATGCGTTAGTGTACTTTCACAGGATTGGACGAACAGCTAGAGTGGGACGCAAAGGAACAGCCATTACACTTGTGGGCTACGGGGAAATATCAGAATTTGACCGGATAAAATCTTTGACGAAAACTACTATAGAACAGTTGGAATAA